Proteins encoded within one genomic window of Gemmatimonadaceae bacterium:
- a CDS encoding DUF983 domain-containing protein: MQMTDDPRGPLGAVPDADSVNRGEINSDLTLTVPSAGGVLRLLARSLTLRCPHCGGRPILVHWFRLRQRCGACHELLERGEHDYFLGAMLFNLLLGEFIFTAVFVTILLSRWPAVPWDAIQVLAPLGMIVAPLLTYPFSKVLWLSFDLALRPGPGSR; the protein is encoded by the coding sequence GTGCAGATGACGGACGATCCTCGCGGCCCGCTGGGCGCGGTGCCCGACGCCGATTCGGTCAACCGTGGGGAGATCAACAGCGACCTCACACTCACCGTGCCGAGCGCGGGTGGTGTACTGCGCCTGCTGGCGCGGTCGCTGACGCTGCGGTGCCCGCACTGCGGAGGTCGCCCAATCCTGGTGCACTGGTTCCGGCTGCGCCAACGGTGTGGTGCCTGCCACGAGCTGCTCGAGCGAGGGGAGCACGACTACTTCCTCGGCGCGATGCTGTTCAACCTGCTGCTCGGGGAGTTCATCTTCACAGCGGTCTTCGTCACGATCCTCTTGTCGCGCTGGCCGGCGGTTCCCTGGGACGCCATTCAGGTGCTCGCGCCATTGGGCATGATCGTGGCCCCGCTGCTCACCTATCCGTTCTCGAAGGTGCTCTGGCTGAGCTTTGATCTGGCGCTGCGACCAGGTCCGGGGAGCCGGTAA
- the thpR gene encoding RNA 2',3'-cyclic phosphodiesterase codes for MVRLFFGLTPGPPLQAEIASATAALRESVPELAWVPAERLHVTLKFLGEIPEDRLPALVEAATAAVRAVASHDVSFEGVGGFPNLRRPRVVWLGMDASPSLARLAGNLDGVGALVGVPLESRPFRPHVTLARAKAPLTPSAGARLVQRAAEVGVRFRMRVRDVALVRSRPGAAGSHYDVLSTIPLIDR; via the coding sequence GTGGTGCGACTCTTCTTTGGTTTGACGCCTGGTCCGCCGCTCCAGGCGGAGATCGCGTCCGCTACCGCAGCGTTGCGCGAGTCCGTGCCGGAACTGGCGTGGGTTCCCGCGGAACGGCTGCACGTGACCCTCAAGTTTCTCGGCGAGATTCCGGAGGATCGTCTGCCAGCACTCGTGGAGGCCGCGACCGCCGCCGTTCGAGCGGTGGCCTCGCATGACGTGTCGTTCGAGGGCGTTGGCGGGTTCCCGAATCTCCGCCGACCCCGCGTCGTATGGCTGGGCATGGACGCTTCGCCGTCGCTCGCAAGGCTGGCCGGGAACCTCGATGGCGTTGGGGCACTCGTTGGCGTGCCGCTCGAGTCGCGCCCGTTCCGACCTCATGTGACGCTGGCTCGCGCGAAGGCACCGCTGACTCCCAGCGCGGGTGCGAGGCTCGTGCAACGCGCGGCGGAGGTGGGGGTACGCTTCCGCATGCGCGTTCGGGACGTCGCGCTCGTACGCAGTCGACCCGGCGCCGCAGGGTCACACTACGACGTGCTGTCCACGATTCCACTCATCGATCGCTGA
- a CDS encoding sigma-54-dependent Fis family transcriptional regulator: MSRRILIVDDEQGVRAALGQLLEYEGYEVRSATSAADGIATYEKWRPQLVFMDVKMAGMDGLEALRRLRELDPAATVVMISGHATLQTAVEATQLGAYDILEKPLDTDRILVLLRNLGQHLSLQEENARLRASIESRYEIVGRSFAIRALLDRIEKVAGTPARVLITGENGTGKELVARAIHRESPRANRPFIEVNCAAIPSELIESELFGHMKGSFTGAVADRAGKFEQADRGTLFLDEIGDMSLAAQAKVLRVLQDGEVTRIGGSKRVQVDVRVLAATNKNLESEIAAGRFREDLFYRLNVVPLHVPPLRERREDIPLLAQHFVNVLAARDGASPRALDASALEALSQMEWAGNVRELRNAIERALILAPGPRITAADIGRLSGTRPADGSPLGALLDLPTYEEFKDAAERAYLLHKLRAYSWNVSETARGIDMPRSNLYKKIERHGLERES; the protein is encoded by the coding sequence ATGAGCCGGCGGATTCTCATCGTTGACGACGAGCAGGGTGTACGCGCGGCCCTGGGGCAGCTGCTCGAATACGAGGGCTACGAGGTCCGCAGTGCCACGTCCGCCGCCGACGGAATCGCCACCTACGAAAAGTGGCGTCCGCAGCTCGTCTTCATGGACGTGAAGATGGCGGGCATGGACGGACTCGAGGCACTCCGTCGGCTTCGGGAACTGGATCCGGCCGCCACGGTCGTGATGATCAGCGGGCACGCCACGCTGCAGACCGCGGTCGAGGCCACGCAGCTCGGCGCCTACGACATTCTGGAGAAGCCGCTCGACACCGATCGCATTCTCGTGCTGCTGCGCAACCTGGGGCAGCACCTGTCGCTCCAGGAGGAGAACGCACGGCTGCGGGCGTCCATCGAGTCGCGCTACGAGATCGTTGGCCGCTCGTTCGCGATCCGCGCGCTGTTGGATCGCATCGAGAAAGTGGCGGGTACACCGGCGCGAGTGCTGATCACCGGAGAGAATGGCACCGGCAAGGAACTGGTCGCGCGCGCCATTCATCGCGAGTCACCACGCGCCAATCGGCCATTCATCGAGGTGAACTGCGCCGCGATCCCTTCGGAACTGATCGAGAGCGAACTGTTTGGCCACATGAAGGGCTCGTTCACCGGTGCGGTGGCCGACCGTGCGGGGAAGTTCGAACAGGCGGATCGGGGCACGCTCTTTCTCGATGAGATCGGCGACATGAGCCTGGCCGCGCAGGCCAAGGTATTGCGCGTGCTGCAGGACGGCGAAGTCACGCGCATCGGCGGGAGCAAGCGGGTGCAGGTGGATGTGCGCGTGCTCGCGGCGACGAACAAGAATCTCGAATCGGAGATTGCTGCCGGGCGGTTTCGCGAGGATCTCTTCTACCGACTCAACGTCGTTCCGCTGCATGTGCCGCCGCTGCGCGAGCGTCGGGAAGACATCCCGCTGCTTGCCCAGCACTTTGTGAACGTTTTGGCTGCGCGTGATGGCGCCTCGCCACGCGCGCTGGACGCGTCGGCGCTGGAAGCCCTCTCACAGATGGAATGGGCCGGCAACGTGCGCGAATTGCGCAACGCGATCGAGCGGGCGCTCATCCTCGCGCCCGGCCCCCGCATCACTGCGGCCGACATCGGTCGCCTCTCCGGCACGCGGCCCGCTGACGGATCACCGCTGGGGGCACTCCTCGACCTCCCGACATACGAGGAGTTCAAGGACGCAGCGGAACGCGCCTACCTGCTGCACAAACTGCGGGCGTACAGCTGGAACGTGTCCGAAACCGCGCGCGGCATCGACATGCCCCGATCGAACCTCTACAAGAAGATCGAGCGCCACGGCCTGGAGCGGGAATCGTGA
- the lepB gene encoding signal peptidase I, whose product MSEVVSPVKPTAEGPAIDITAEQRADALARVNQPRIQPAAFLWEWARSLSVALFLFLFLHVFIMEAFKIPSGSMESTLRVGDFLLVNKLVYGAELPVGGKRLPAIRQPQRGDVIVFKWPPDPSKNFVKRLVGLPGDTLAMAEGVLVRNGVRVTERYVVRSEPDDDVSGEAFRWQRDHLVKTAQASVSYHPSRNNWGPIVVPPHRYFVLGDNRDNSLDSRYWGFVPDSLVRGQPMVVYYSYQPDSAVRFDWLTRVRWDRLGERIH is encoded by the coding sequence ATGAGCGAGGTCGTGAGCCCCGTCAAACCCACGGCCGAAGGGCCGGCGATCGATATCACCGCCGAGCAGCGTGCCGACGCGCTGGCTCGCGTCAACCAGCCACGCATCCAGCCGGCGGCGTTCCTGTGGGAGTGGGCCCGTTCGCTGAGCGTGGCGCTCTTCCTGTTCCTGTTCCTCCACGTGTTCATCATGGAGGCGTTCAAGATCCCGAGCGGTTCCATGGAAAGCACGCTGCGCGTTGGCGATTTTCTCCTCGTGAACAAGCTTGTGTACGGCGCCGAGCTGCCAGTCGGCGGCAAGCGTCTCCCAGCCATCCGGCAGCCGCAGCGCGGGGACGTGATCGTCTTCAAGTGGCCGCCCGATCCGTCCAAGAACTTCGTGAAGCGCCTCGTAGGGCTCCCCGGCGACACGCTCGCCATGGCCGAGGGCGTGCTCGTGCGCAACGGGGTTCGCGTCACCGAGCGCTATGTCGTGCGATCGGAGCCCGACGACGACGTCTCGGGCGAAGCCTTCCGCTGGCAGCGTGACCACCTCGTGAAGACCGCGCAGGCGTCCGTGTCATACCATCCGTCGCGCAACAACTGGGGCCCGATCGTGGTGCCGCCGCACCGCTATTTTGTCCTCGGTGACAATCGCGACAATTCGCTCGATAGCCGCTACTGGGGATTCGTGCCGGACTCGCTGGTGCGCGGGCAGCCCATGGTGGTGTATTACAGCTACCAGCCGGACTCCGCCGTCCGCTTCGACTGGCTGACCAGGGTCCGCTGGGACCGTCTTGGCGAGCGCATACACTAG
- a CDS encoding Gfo/Idh/MocA family oxidoreductase — protein sequence MSERVRVVVVGAGAIAQLAHLPVLCKARGVEIAALVDNDRAKARALADRFGIPDVFTDLEDALSYGQLDAAIVATPNHLHEPHVLEAMVAKLDVFCERPLSLNARGVERILLAATRAGRKVVVGNNHRFRSDVQAMVRFLRGDELGRLVGVRAGAYQPRGRFEGWRTRRQESGGGALFEHGFPLLDLALWMTDFPAPERVWASMQRARGANAVEEAALLVVECAHGLVLTFDLSWAYVGDEERWWFETLGQRGSARLAPLRVVKELNGTPVNVSPTGAAARENAFIQSYRAELTHFLAVVRGEQAYDPPTDQVMVHRILEAAYKSAEDGREVRF from the coding sequence ATGAGCGAGCGCGTGCGAGTCGTGGTGGTTGGTGCGGGGGCCATCGCCCAGCTGGCGCACCTTCCGGTCCTGTGCAAGGCGCGCGGGGTCGAGATCGCGGCGCTGGTGGACAATGACCGGGCGAAGGCCCGCGCCCTGGCCGATCGATTCGGCATCCCCGACGTGTTCACGGACCTCGAGGACGCGCTCTCCTATGGCCAACTCGATGCCGCGATCGTCGCCACGCCGAACCATCTGCACGAACCGCACGTGCTCGAGGCGATGGTCGCGAAGCTCGACGTGTTCTGTGAGCGCCCGCTCTCGCTCAACGCGCGTGGAGTGGAGCGCATCCTCCTGGCGGCCACGCGGGCCGGCCGGAAGGTCGTCGTGGGCAACAACCACCGTTTTCGGTCGGATGTGCAGGCGATGGTGCGATTCCTCCGCGGCGACGAACTTGGTCGGCTCGTCGGAGTTCGGGCCGGCGCCTACCAGCCGCGCGGCCGCTTCGAAGGCTGGCGAACGCGCCGACAGGAGAGCGGTGGGGGCGCGCTCTTCGAGCACGGCTTTCCGTTGCTCGACCTGGCCCTGTGGATGACCGATTTCCCGGCGCCGGAGCGCGTGTGGGCGAGTATGCAGCGCGCGCGCGGGGCGAATGCGGTGGAGGAGGCTGCGCTGCTCGTCGTCGAGTGTGCGCACGGTCTGGTGCTGACGTTTGACCTGAGCTGGGCCTACGTGGGTGACGAGGAGCGCTGGTGGTTCGAGACGCTGGGCCAGCGCGGGAGCGCGCGCCTGGCGCCCCTGCGCGTGGTGAAGGAGCTCAACGGCACGCCGGTGAACGTTTCGCCGACGGGAGCCGCGGCGCGAGAGAACGCGTTCATCCAGTCGTATCGCGCGGAGCTGACCCACTTCCTCGCGGTGGTACGCGGGGAGCAGGCGTATGATCCGCCGACCGACCAGGTCATGGTGCACCGGATCCTCGAGGCGGCCTACAAGTCCGCAGAGGACGGCAGGGAAGTGCGCTTCTGA
- the rimO gene encoding 30S ribosomal protein S12 methylthiotransferase RimO — protein sequence MRYHVVTLGCDKNTVDSERYVAELAAHGASPAASATEAELIVINTCGFIDAAKQESIDAIVEAARLKVTGNCQMVAAVGCMVQRHKPELLEALPEVDLFLGTTETDRLIAEVGARGLLPDAPSLIHPGVRLYTGDLPHVRYLKISEGCDHGCAFCAIPLMRGKHRSFGLEDLVREAQLLEAQGAREVNLVAQDLAHYGRDVRDGRALPELLRALLEGTDIPWFRLLYIYSAGLTDPMLDLMVSEPRLVPYLDIPMQHAADAVLTRMRRPERRATQLARIARLRDRVPGVAIRSTVIVGFPGETDDEFSELLEFLEEVQLERVGAFTYSPQEGTRAWAMEDDVPDDVKRDRLEQVQQLQRAITAERYGAMLGREVPAIVDRAATGDAPAQARTQAQADDIDGVTWLEGEGVPGSLVSVRLDDVVDDHDFRATVVRTLSAPPRNHATRRALPVAGVRGPAAFGRPFGA from the coding sequence GTGCGCTACCACGTCGTCACGTTGGGCTGCGACAAGAACACCGTCGACAGCGAACGCTATGTCGCCGAGCTTGCGGCCCATGGAGCCTCGCCGGCGGCATCGGCCACGGAGGCCGAGCTGATCGTCATCAACACGTGCGGCTTCATCGATGCCGCCAAGCAGGAGTCGATCGACGCCATCGTCGAGGCGGCTCGGCTCAAGGTCACCGGCAACTGCCAGATGGTGGCCGCGGTGGGCTGCATGGTGCAGCGGCACAAGCCGGAGCTGCTCGAAGCGCTTCCCGAAGTGGACCTCTTCCTCGGCACGACCGAAACGGATCGTCTGATCGCCGAGGTGGGCGCGCGCGGCCTGCTCCCCGACGCGCCGTCGCTGATCCATCCCGGCGTGCGCCTGTACACCGGCGACCTGCCGCACGTGCGCTACCTCAAGATCTCCGAGGGGTGCGACCACGGATGCGCGTTCTGCGCCATTCCGCTGATGCGGGGGAAACATCGGTCCTTCGGACTCGAAGACCTCGTGCGCGAGGCGCAACTGCTCGAGGCTCAGGGGGCGCGCGAGGTGAACCTCGTCGCGCAGGACCTCGCCCACTATGGGCGGGACGTCCGCGACGGTCGCGCGCTCCCCGAACTGCTGCGCGCGCTGCTCGAGGGCACCGACATTCCGTGGTTCCGGCTGCTCTACATCTACAGTGCCGGGCTCACCGATCCGATGCTCGATCTCATGGTGAGCGAGCCACGCCTGGTGCCGTACCTCGACATCCCGATGCAGCACGCGGCCGATGCCGTGCTGACGCGCATGCGTCGCCCGGAGCGCCGCGCCACGCAGCTCGCGCGCATCGCTCGCCTGCGCGATCGCGTGCCGGGCGTCGCCATCCGTTCCACGGTCATCGTCGGATTCCCGGGTGAGACCGACGACGAGTTCTCGGAGTTGCTGGAGTTCCTCGAGGAGGTGCAGCTCGAGCGCGTTGGCGCCTTCACGTATTCGCCGCAGGAGGGGACGCGCGCCTGGGCGATGGAGGACGACGTACCGGACGACGTGAAGCGCGACCGCCTCGAACAGGTGCAGCAGCTGCAGCGCGCGATCACGGCCGAGCGCTATGGCGCCATGCTGGGCCGCGAGGTGCCCGCGATCGTGGATCGTGCGGCGACCGGTGACGCACCGGCCCAGGCACGCACGCAGGCCCAGGCCGATGACATCGACGGCGTCACGTGGCTCGAGGGCGAGGGGGTGCCGGGGAGCCTCGTGTCCGTGCGGCTCGACGACGTCGTCGACGACCACGACTTTCGCGCCACCGTGGTGCGGACCCTGTCCGCTCCCCCACGAAATCACGCCACGCGACGCGCACTCCCCGTCGCCGGTGTGCGTGGCCCGGCGGCATTCGGTCGGCCCTTCGGCGCGTGA
- a CDS encoding sigma-70 family RNA polymerase sigma factor translates to MPSVRRKATGGARSGARRSAFDEGSLDQYLRDISAYPLITRDEEVALAQSIRAGDQEALDKLVRSNLRFVVSVAKKYQNQGVSLSDLINEGNLGLIRAAHKFDETKGIKFISYAVWWIRQAILQALAEQSRIVRVPLNRAGTLHRIGKRANMLLQELGREATHAEIADGMDISEEEVAKTMSISQAHLSLDAPLTPGEDNKLLDYLPDNLNPTPDEQTFEKALTESIEEALGSLKEREAKILRLYFGLDGEEPMTLEQIGALLGITRERVRQIKEKALSRLRHVSRARALESFLG, encoded by the coding sequence GTGCCCTCCGTCCGCCGCAAGGCGACGGGAGGGGCGCGCAGCGGCGCTCGGCGCTCCGCCTTCGACGAAGGCTCCCTCGATCAGTACCTCCGCGACATCAGTGCGTACCCGCTGATCACACGTGACGAAGAGGTTGCGCTCGCCCAATCGATCCGCGCCGGCGATCAGGAAGCGCTCGACAAGCTCGTCCGCTCGAATCTGCGTTTCGTCGTGTCGGTGGCAAAGAAGTACCAGAACCAGGGCGTGTCGCTCTCGGACCTGATCAACGAGGGCAACCTTGGCCTCATCCGCGCCGCCCACAAATTCGACGAAACCAAAGGCATCAAGTTCATCTCGTACGCGGTGTGGTGGATCCGTCAGGCGATTCTGCAGGCGCTGGCCGAGCAGTCGCGCATCGTGCGTGTGCCGCTCAATCGCGCTGGCACGCTGCACCGGATCGGGAAGCGGGCCAACATGCTGCTGCAGGAACTTGGGCGCGAGGCGACGCACGCGGAAATCGCCGACGGCATGGACATCAGCGAAGAAGAAGTCGCCAAGACGATGTCCATTTCGCAGGCGCACCTTTCGCTCGATGCGCCGCTGACGCCGGGCGAAGACAACAAGCTGCTCGACTACCTCCCCGACAATCTCAATCCCACGCCGGACGAGCAGACGTTCGAGAAAGCGCTCACCGAGTCGATCGAAGAGGCGCTGGGGAGTCTCAAGGAGCGCGAAGCCAAGATCCTGCGCCTGTACTTCGGGCTCGACGGCGAGGAGCCGATGACCCTGGAGCAGATCGGCGCGCTGCTGGGGATCACCCGCGAGCGCGTGCGACAGATCAAGGAGAAGGCCCTGTCACGCCTGCGCCACGTGAGCCGGGCACGGGCGCTGGAGTCGTTCCTCGGCTAG
- a CDS encoding YajQ family cyclic di-GMP-binding protein: MADNNSFDVTTGVDLQEVDNAVNQAQKEIAQRYDFKGSKAAIEFNRAEGKLRLVADDDFRMRALYDVLQTKLIKRGVPVKNLDEGETIPAGGDTVRKEIGLKMALDSETAKKVAAAIKEAKLRKVQAAIQGEQVRVSSPSRDELQAAIALLRGKDFGVELKFGNYR, encoded by the coding sequence ATGGCTGACAACAACTCGTTTGACGTGACCACCGGCGTGGACCTTCAGGAGGTCGACAACGCCGTCAACCAGGCGCAGAAGGAGATCGCCCAGCGCTACGACTTCAAGGGCTCGAAGGCCGCGATCGAGTTCAATCGCGCCGAGGGAAAGCTCAGGCTCGTGGCTGACGACGACTTCAGGATGCGGGCGCTGTACGACGTGCTGCAGACGAAGCTCATCAAGCGCGGCGTGCCGGTGAAGAACCTCGACGAGGGCGAGACGATTCCTGCGGGCGGCGACACGGTGCGCAAGGAGATCGGGCTCAAGATGGCGCTCGATTCCGAGACGGCGAAGAAAGTCGCGGCGGCCATCAAGGAGGCGAAGCTCAGGAAGGTGCAGGCGGCGATCCAGGGCGAGCAGGTTCGCGTCAGCTCGCCGTCGCGCGACGAGTTGCAGGCCGCGATCGCCCTGTTGCGCGGGAAGGATTTCGGCGTGGAGCTCAAGTTCGGGAACTATCGATGA
- a CDS encoding aldehyde dehydrogenase family protein has translation MPYQNFIAGQWVAPSTGAYFENRNPADHRDLIGEFPRSGVADVERAVASATRGFDLWRRTPAPLRGDVLRRVGDLMSARKEELANLMTREMGKPLAETRGDVQEGIDTAYYAAVEGRRLFGYTVPSELRNKWAMSYRRPIGVCGIITPFNFPMAIPTWKMFPALVCGNACVFKPAEDVPHTGHVLVEIMLEAGLPPKVIQLVHGFGDPVGAAMVAHPAIPVISFTGSTETGSKVGETCGRLHKRLSLEMGGKNAQIVLRDADIGLALEGVLWGAFGTTGQRCTATSRLIVEDAVHDQFLGLLVDRVKGLRLGDGRRTGTDVGPLIHEEALRKVERYVEIGRGEGARLVTGGARATAGDLAHGWFFEPTIFTDVKAGSRLEQEEIFGPLLSVVRVSNAEEAFTVNNGVRYGLSSSVYTTSVLHSFRALAELDNGITYVNAPTIGAEAHLPFGGVKQTGNGHREGGWEVYEFYSETKVCYVDYSGSLQRAQIDTYDA, from the coding sequence ATGCCATATCAGAACTTCATCGCCGGACAATGGGTCGCCCCCTCGACGGGTGCGTACTTCGAGAATCGCAACCCAGCCGATCATCGCGACCTCATCGGCGAGTTTCCGCGCTCCGGCGTCGCCGACGTGGAGCGCGCCGTTGCGAGCGCCACCCGCGGGTTCGACCTGTGGCGCCGCACACCCGCCCCGTTGCGCGGTGACGTGCTGCGGCGCGTCGGCGACCTGATGTCGGCCCGCAAGGAAGAGTTGGCGAACCTTATGACCCGCGAAATGGGCAAGCCGCTTGCCGAAACGCGCGGCGATGTGCAGGAAGGCATCGACACCGCGTACTACGCCGCGGTGGAAGGGCGTCGCCTCTTTGGTTACACCGTCCCGAGCGAGCTGCGCAACAAGTGGGCGATGTCCTATCGCCGCCCGATCGGCGTCTGCGGCATCATCACGCCGTTCAACTTCCCGATGGCCATCCCCACGTGGAAGATGTTCCCGGCGCTGGTCTGCGGGAACGCATGCGTCTTCAAGCCGGCCGAAGACGTGCCGCACACCGGACACGTGCTGGTGGAGATCATGCTGGAGGCGGGGCTGCCGCCCAAGGTGATCCAGCTGGTGCACGGCTTTGGGGATCCCGTCGGCGCCGCGATGGTTGCGCATCCCGCGATTCCTGTGATCTCGTTCACAGGTTCGACCGAAACGGGGTCGAAGGTCGGGGAGACCTGCGGGAGGCTCCACAAGCGGTTGTCCCTCGAAATGGGCGGCAAGAACGCGCAGATCGTGTTGAGGGACGCCGACATCGGCCTGGCGCTGGAAGGCGTGTTGTGGGGCGCCTTCGGGACCACGGGCCAGCGCTGTACGGCCACGAGTCGACTGATCGTGGAAGACGCGGTGCATGACCAGTTCCTCGGGCTGCTCGTCGACAGGGTGAAGGGATTGCGCCTCGGTGACGGGCGACGGACGGGGACCGATGTGGGGCCCCTCATTCACGAGGAGGCGCTACGCAAGGTGGAGCGATATGTGGAGATCGGCCGCGGGGAAGGCGCGCGGCTGGTGACAGGTGGTGCACGGGCGACCGCGGGTGACCTCGCTCACGGATGGTTCTTCGAGCCGACGATCTTCACCGACGTCAAGGCCGGGTCGCGCCTGGAGCAGGAAGAAATCTTCGGACCCCTGCTTTCCGTGGTTCGGGTGTCCAACGCCGAGGAGGCGTTTACCGTCAACAACGGGGTGCGCTACGGATTGTCGTCATCGGTGTACACGACGAGTGTCCTGCACTCCTTCCGCGCGCTCGCGGAGCTGGACAACGGGATCACATACGTCAACGCACCGACGATCGGTGCCGAGGCGCACCTGCCGTTCGGCGGCGTGAAGCAGACGGGCAATGGGCACCGCGAAGGGGGCTGGGAGGTGTACGAGTTCTACTCGGAAACCAAGGTGTGTTACGTGGACTACTCCGGCAGTCTGCAGCGGGCACAGATCGACACGTACGACGCATGA
- a CDS encoding D-2-hydroxyacid dehydrogenase produces the protein MSMFPLPFAPRRIVIGANAHQEIAAWIGSRRPDLEIRGARMVDVTQADLEWAEAYVGFRRPPSASSLGKVRWVHCTGAGVDAWMSPEIDRGVLLTRTPESFGPAIAEWAVARVLAFQQQLPEVMRAQSERRWEPREIRPVAGTRALLVGTGDVGSAIARQFAALGIRVTGVSRTGRSEESAFAAVYPVDALPHLVADADWIVLTLPITPATRGLFSRDMLSRCRGAVLLNAGRGPVVEEAVLPEALAAGWLRGAALDVFEVEPLPTDSPLWSHPRVLVSPHISGLTTSDGAGAGFLECLEGLEAGVLPRWVVDRVRGY, from the coding sequence ATGAGCATGTTCCCGCTGCCGTTTGCCCCGCGTCGCATCGTGATCGGCGCGAACGCGCACCAGGAGATCGCCGCGTGGATCGGCTCCCGGCGCCCGGATCTCGAGATTCGCGGGGCCCGCATGGTTGACGTAACGCAGGCTGATCTCGAGTGGGCTGAGGCGTACGTCGGTTTTCGTCGCCCGCCGTCGGCGTCGTCCCTCGGAAAGGTGCGGTGGGTGCACTGCACAGGCGCCGGCGTCGATGCCTGGATGTCCCCGGAGATCGATCGCGGGGTCCTGCTCACGCGGACGCCGGAATCCTTTGGCCCCGCGATCGCCGAGTGGGCGGTCGCGCGGGTGCTCGCGTTCCAGCAGCAGTTGCCCGAGGTCATGCGCGCACAGAGCGAACGCCGCTGGGAGCCGCGCGAGATTCGCCCGGTGGCCGGGACGCGTGCGCTGCTGGTGGGGACCGGCGACGTGGGCAGCGCGATCGCGCGCCAGTTTGCCGCGTTAGGTATCCGCGTGACCGGCGTATCCCGCACGGGGCGCTCGGAGGAGTCGGCGTTCGCGGCGGTGTATCCGGTCGACGCCCTGCCGCACCTGGTGGCCGATGCCGACTGGATCGTGCTCACGCTGCCCATCACACCCGCCACGCGCGGCCTGTTCTCGCGTGACATGCTCTCGCGCTGTCGTGGCGCCGTACTGCTCAACGCGGGCCGTGGTCCGGTCGTGGAGGAGGCGGTGCTCCCCGAGGCCCTCGCGGCGGGATGGCTCCGCGGGGCGGCGCTCGACGTCTTCGAGGTCGAGCCCCTGCCGACCGACTCGCCCCTCTGGTCCCATCCGCGCGTGCTCGTGTCGCCGCACATCTCCGGGCTGACCACGTCCGACGGCGCCGGCGCCGGGTTTCTCGAGTGCCTCGAAGGACTGGAGGCCGGCGTGCTTCCGCGGTGGGTCGTCGATCGCGTGCGCGGCTACTGA
- a CDS encoding SpoIID/LytB domain-containing protein produces MPSHLRVVLGSSPHELELGGGVPWRLDDAWGRTHVRDAAATWRVERSNRRLRVVSKDGRRQTAWSEEPFAVIADGPASIVPWNGHRYRGELRLVATDTAIIVVNVVGLEEYLRGVVPIEIGRRAPNEIAAVEAQAIAARSYTVVRALEGVTKAWDLTARPTDQVYGGVDAETALSDSAIAATAGQVLTYGGQPIRAPYHSTCGGATASPRDVWRGGQDAWLRGVSDLVPGTNRAWCEISPRFAWERVIDERALLDAVASQERGRRVARITMARVAATTPSGRVRELALDTEAGTVTLSGNDMRFALRDARGEWLNSTYFSLEPTIERGGRLTRLTLRGRGNGHGVGMCQWGAIGRARAGMASASILEAYYPGTVIARVQSGVRSR; encoded by the coding sequence GTGCCTTCACACCTGCGGGTCGTGCTGGGATCGTCACCGCACGAACTGGAGCTTGGCGGAGGGGTTCCCTGGCGCCTCGACGACGCGTGGGGGCGCACTCACGTGCGCGACGCAGCCGCCACCTGGCGAGTGGAGCGCAGCAACCGGCGACTGCGGGTCGTGTCGAAGGACGGTCGTCGACAAACGGCGTGGTCGGAAGAGCCGTTTGCCGTCATCGCCGACGGCCCAGCCTCGATCGTGCCATGGAACGGCCATCGGTATCGCGGCGAACTGCGCCTCGTGGCCACTGACACGGCGATCATCGTCGTCAATGTCGTCGGGCTCGAGGAGTACCTGCGCGGGGTTGTGCCGATCGAAATCGGGCGACGTGCACCGAACGAGATCGCCGCGGTCGAGGCGCAGGCGATCGCCGCACGCTCCTACACCGTAGTCCGGGCCCTGGAGGGCGTCACAAAGGCATGGGACCTCACCGCGCGTCCCACGGATCAGGTCTACGGTGGGGTGGACGCCGAGACCGCCTTGTCCGACTCGGCCATCGCTGCGACCGCGGGACAGGTGCTCACCTATGGCGGCCAACCGATCCGTGCACCGTACCACTCGACGTGTGGCGGTGCGACGGCCTCTCCGCGCGACGTGTGGCGAGGCGGCCAGGACGCCTGGCTCCGGGGGGTGAGCGATCTCGTCCCCGGCACGAACCGCGCGTGGTGCGAGATTTCTCCCCGGTTCGCGTGGGAACGGGTGATCGACGAGCGAGCGCTGCTCGACGCCGTGGCGAGCCAGGAGCGAGGCCGGCGCGTCGCACGGATCACGATGGCGCGCGTGGCCGCGACCACGCCGTCCGGCCGCGTGCGTGAGTTGGCGCTCGACACGGAGGCGGGGACGGTGACACTCTCGGGCAACGACATGCGATTCGCGCTGCGCGACGCACGTGGCGAGTGGCTGAATTCAACCTATTTTTCGCTCGAACCGACGATCGAGCGTGGCGGTCGCCTCACGCGCCTGACGCTCCGGGGTCGCGGAAACGGACATGGGGTGGGGATGTGTCAGTGGGGAGCGATCGGCCGCGCGCGGGCCGGCATGGCGAGCGCCAGCATCCTCGAGGCGTACTACCCGGGAACCGTGATCGCCCGGGTGCAGTCAGGGGTTCGATCGCGGTAG